The DNA window AGACAGATAATGATATTAAATGGGAATGAAAATGCATTTAAACAAGTCGAAACTGAGCTAAAAAAGCTAAATATCTCAGTAAGACAAATTCCCTTGCCAAAAAAGATACAGAATATTAATTAGTATGGATGCATATAAGTTATATAAAacaaaagttttcaaatatcATCTAGTTACCCATGTGGTCAAAAAGACTTTTTGCTCTCTATAATGAACCCTATAAATAACATCTTTTGCCACtactattgaaaaaaaaaaatctggCGCGGATGATTGATTTATTCAAGGGCTTTAAAAAGAGCTTGGAATGATAGATTCCGTACGAATATCTGTGTATTCATCCTCGTTATCTGTTCCATGGTTGTTGTTTTCGGTATTTGTATTCGATGGTAGTTCAGCTTTAtaacttttcttgaaaggcaattgtttcaaaaatttgtttgatAATTTTCGTTCCGTTTGACCATTCTGTTCCATATTGTTGCTATAATCATTGATTTCAGCATCATTTacactttctttttcatacAGAGGCCCACTAGAAGTACTGGAGGTGAAGGGATTTCGGGTTCTAGTAGATCTACTATTCGACATCTTACTGTTACTATTACTACTTTCGCTTGTCTCTATTATAGCAACATCAGTCTCCCAATTGGCGTTATGATCTTTTGCTACAGTACCCAACTCCAAGAGTTCTTTTGCAATTGGTTCATCAGTCGTATCACCAGCAAACTTATCATCGAAAGGTGACAATTTACCATATTTGCCATATGTAATTTTAGATCTTTGAAATGACTTTCTGTCGTCCTTAGCAGGTTTAAACCTTAAATCAGGATGTTTGGAGAAGATAATCATCATAGTAAATGCCAAGATCATCAACAATAGAATAAATGAGAAAGCGGCATtcataataaaaaagaCCCATCCCATAATGGCAGAAACTTTATAACTTTGCCTGAAAATGCCGgagaagaataaaaatagGAATGAATTGATGACAATAATGGTTTGTGTAAAAATAATCATTATATTTGTAGGTGTGTCCAAATACGGCTTGTAACGGATCAAAAGAATGTAGTAAACCAAATCCAGAATAAATACCGCCATAGCCTGTGTTTGCCCAGAGGCCTGAGCAAATCCAATGAACAAAGATTTAACAAAGACGTAGGAAAGTAATAGAATATTCCACCAATAACTGTTAGCGTTAAACATTGTATAGAAAAAACCATACTTGTTTAAGACGTAATCATCGCCATACAATATAGCCACGGGGTTATTATAGGTCTTGATTGACTCCCTCGCAAAATGGACTGTTCTATAAGAAGCCCAAATCATAAGACCGCATGCCAACATAACCATTAGACATGAGATAACTATTACTGCTGGAGAATCTCTTACAGTAAATTCCCAAAAGCTAAAAATAGTCAATTGAGCAAACCcaatataaatatatcttAACATTGAGCCTTTCAGAATAATTTTCCagttattattaaattcttGACAATAGTAGTACAATTTCTTATGATTTGGAGTAATCCAATGCGCTCTCATGAACAATTCAATAAGTGTTCTGCACAATATGATGAACCCAGCCAGAACGTAACCGCATAGTACGAAAAATGTAAAGCTAGTTACTACAATCGATGTTTCCTCTATGTTCATTCTGTGACCCAGCCTTCTTATACCTCTAAAAATCAAAGTGTTAGAGTTACCATACAATACACCATCATTGGTACTTCTTTTCCACATGTCTCTCTTCTGAGTAAGAACATTCATAGTTTTTGATGTCAAGTAAAGACTAGAAGTCCCACCTGTATTATCAATGTACCACCTAAATATCTTTTGCATGAATGTTACTCTTATCAAACCCATTGACCACACTAGGTTTTCTGCCCAAGAGGCTGCAATTGGAGGCACTCTTTGAACATGCTCCATGGCGACTACTACAAcactttgaaaataaacGAATAATGACATGGTATTAGCAGAAATATGAGAGGCAGCTGTAGAATTACCAAAAGCAGACAGTAAAGCAGATAACAACAGCCCCAAACCGGCAATC is part of the Kazachstania africana CBS 2517 chromosome 1, complete genome genome and encodes:
- the KAFR0A07010 gene encoding transient receptor potential ion channel family protein (similar to Saccharomyces cerevisiae FLC3 (YGL139W) and FLC1 (YPL221W); ancestral locus Anc_6.241) — encoded protein: MNVLFELIAIFTLLVSFTNAKRKLVATSLVTCMEHSQLASNSFSVVFDPDDRSLHYKLDLTTTMSSYIYADIDVYAYGFKIITKNVDLCEIGWKQFCPVHPGDIQIEAIEYISEEYVEEIPGIAYTVPDIDAFAKVKIYSNTSEYLACLQVYFSNGKTVSQLGVKWATAVIAGLGLLLSALLSAFGNSTAASHISANTMSLFVYFQSVVVVAMEHVQRVPPIAASWAENLVWSMGLIRVTFMQKIFRWYIDNTGGTSSLYLTSKTMNVLTQKRDMWKRSTNDGVLYGNSNTLIFRGIRRLGHRMNIEETSIVVTSFTFFVLCGYVLAGFIILCRTLIELFMRAHWITPNHKKLYYYCQEFNNNWKIILKGSMLRYIYIGFAQLTIFSFWEFTVRDSPAVIVISCLMVMLACGLMIWASYRTVHFARESIKTYNNPVAILYGDDYVLNKYGFFYTMFNANSYWWNILLLSYVFVKSLFIGFAQASGQTQAMAVFILDLVYYILLIRYKPYLDTPTNIMIIFTQTIIVINSFLFLFFSGIFRQSYKVSAIMGWVFFIMNAAFSFILLLMILAFTMMIIFSKHPDLRFKPAKDDRKSFQRSKITYGKYGKLSPFDDKFAGDTTDEPIAKELLELGTVAKDHNANWETDVAIIETSESSNSNSKMSNSRSTRTRNPFTSSTSSGPLYEKESVNDAEINDYSNNMEQNGQTERKLSNKFLKQLPFKKSYKAELPSNTNTENNNHGTDNEDEYTDIRTESIIPSSF